A DNA window from Staphylococcus warneri contains the following coding sequences:
- a CDS encoding fibrinogen-binding adhesin SdrG C-terminal domain-containing protein produces MKRLTAETSGTNVNNKVSVDQFNFDNKTIDPNHSGNTKLNTSFNIEDSVKSGDYFTFKIPKNITIDGDIDYSNANNTMKLPDLKNANGDIVATGTYDTLNKEGKYIFTDFVNNKQNVKGRFELPIWTDRKNTPFSGEYPLNFEIAGENYESSINIEYSSPVQGQNDVQGANISSFITKIDKTSGLNEYKQTIYVNPMEHNLRNMNVNIQGHTDNIDESSAKVNIENTNIKVYEVKDVSKLAESYYVNPQDTNLVDVTSDFDGWISDTGNNSINVKFGDTNKAYIIIVDGHYDESNNNVKTRVTETNYDNNNNFRSYYWDNENIMKHGNGSADGDDSDADADADADSDADADADADADADSDADADADSDADADADADSDADADADADADADADADADADADADADADADSDADADADADADADADADSDADADADADADAAADADADSDADADADADSDADADADADSDADADSDADADADSDADADADSDADADADSDADADADADADADADSDADADADSDADADADSDADADADSDADADADSDADADADSDADADADADSDADADADADSDADADADADADADADSDADADADSDADADADADADADADADADADADADSDADADADADADSDADADADADADSDADADADADADADADADADSDADADKDNADDEALPETGENSNQNSATLFGSLFAGLGSLFLFGRRRKKDVDNK; encoded by the coding sequence ATGAAAAGATTGACAGCTGAAACTAGTGGAACAAATGTAAATAATAAAGTGAGTGTTGATCAATTCAATTTCGATAATAAGACAATTGATCCAAATCATAGTGGAAATACTAAGTTGAACACTTCCTTCAACATAGAAGATAGCGTTAAATCTGGAGACTATTTTACCTTTAAAATACCAAAAAACATAACTATAGATGGAGACATCGATTATAGTAATGCAAATAATACTATGAAGTTACCTGACTTAAAGAATGCAAATGGAGATATTGTTGCTACTGGAACTTACGATACTTTAAATAAAGAAGGAAAATATATATTTACTGATTTTGTAAATAATAAACAAAATGTAAAAGGTAGATTTGAGCTACCAATTTGGACAGATAGAAAAAATACACCTTTTAGTGGGGAATATCCTTTAAATTTTGAAATTGCAGGAGAAAATTATGAATCAAGTATAAATATTGAATATAGTTCTCCAGTTCAAGGACAGAATGACGTGCAGGGTGCAAATATAAGTTCATTCATCACTAAGATCGATAAAACATCAGGTTTGAATGAGTATAAACAAACTATCTATGTTAATCCAATGGAACATAATCTTAGAAATATGAATGTAAATATTCAGGGACATACTGATAATATTGATGAAAGTAGTGCTAAAGTAAACATAGAAAACACAAATATTAAAGTTTACGAAGTTAAAGATGTCTCTAAATTAGCAGAGAGTTACTATGTTAACCCTCAAGATACCAATTTAGTAGATGTTACTAGTGATTTTGATGGGTGGATTTCAGATACTGGAAATAATTCAATAAATGTTAAATTTGGAGATACAAATAAAGCATACATTATAATAGTAGATGGACATTATGATGAAAGTAATAATAATGTTAAAACACGAGTAACCGAAACGAATTATGATAATAATAATAATTTCAGATCTTATTACTGGGATAATGAAAATATAATGAAACATGGAAACGGTTCTGCTGATGGTGATGACAGCGACGCTGATGCCGACGCCGATGCAGATTCTGATGCGGACGCCGATGCAGATGCAGATGCAGATGCTGATTCTGATGCGGATGCCGATGCTGATTCTGATGCGGATGCCGACGCGGATGCAGATTCTGACGCCGACGCGGATGCCGATGCGGATGCAGATGCCGACGCCGATGCGGATGCAGATGCCGACGCAGATGCGGATGCTGACGCAGATGCCGACTCTGACGCAGATGCCGATGCTGACGCCGATGCGGATGCAGATGCCGATGCAGATTCTGATGCGGATGCTGACGCAGATGCGGATGCTGACGCAGCTGCGGATGCTGACGCCGACTCTGACGCCGATGCAGATGCCGATGCAGATTCTGATGCGGATGCTGACGCCGATGCCGACTCTGACGCCGATGCCGACTCTGATGCGGATGCTGATGCAGATTCTGATGCGGATGCCGATGCAGATTCTGATGCGGATGCCGATGCCGATTCTGATGCGGATGCCGATGCAGACGCCGATGCGGATGCAGATGCTGACTCTGATGCGGATGCCGATGCCGATTCTGATGCGGATGCCGATGCCGATTCTGATGCGGATGCCGATGCCGATTCTGATGCGGATGCCGATGCCGATTCTGATGCGGATGCCGATGCCGATTCTGATGCGGATGCAGATGCCGATGCCGATTCTGATGCGGATGCAGATGCCGATGCCGATTCTGATGCGGATGCCGATGCAGACGCCGATGCGGATGCAGATGCTGACTCTGATGCGGATGCCGATGCCGATTCTGATGCGGATGCAGATGCAGACGCAGATGCGGATGCTGACGCAGATGCAGATGCCGATGCCGATGCAGATGCAGACTCTGATGCAGATGCAGATGCCGATGCGGATGCAGACTCTGATGCAGATGCAGATGCCGATGCGGATGCAGACTCTGATGCTGATGCGGATGCTGACGCCGACGCCGATGCAGATGCCGATGCGGATGCAGACTCTGATGCAGATGCGGATAAAGATAATGCGGATGATGAAGCATTACCGGAAACTGGTGAAAATTCAAATCAAAATAGTGCTACTTTATTCGGTTCATTATTCGCTGGATTAGGATCATTATTCTTATTCGGTAGACGCCGTAAAAAAGATGTAGACAACAAATAA
- a CDS encoding NADPH-dependent FMN reductase, with translation MKGLAIIGSAQLGSHTHALSQYLQGQFEEHGVELEIFELAKNPIHQLDFAGTTQATEEIKNNVDLLQSKAMEADFFILGTPNYHGSFSGILKNALDHLNMDYFKMKPVGLIGNSGGIVSSEPLSHLRIIVRSLLGIAVPTQIATHDSDYAKLDDGTLYLEDDEFQLRARLFVDQIVSFVNNSPYDHLK, from the coding sequence ATGAAAGGACTAGCAATTATCGGCAGTGCACAATTAGGATCTCATACACACGCATTGTCCCAATATTTACAAGGTCAATTCGAAGAACATGGTGTAGAGTTGGAGATTTTTGAATTAGCGAAAAATCCTATACATCAACTTGATTTTGCAGGGACAACACAAGCGACTGAAGAGATTAAAAATAATGTTGATTTACTACAAAGTAAGGCTATGGAAGCGGATTTCTTCATATTAGGAACACCTAATTACCACGGTTCATTTTCAGGTATTTTAAAAAATGCATTAGACCACTTGAATATGGATTACTTTAAAATGAAACCTGTTGGATTGATTGGAAATAGTGGTGGTATTGTAAGTTCTGAACCACTATCACATTTAAGAATTATCGTGAGAAGTTTATTAGGCATAGCTGTACCTACACAAATTGCTACGCATGATAGTGATTACGCTAAATTAGATGATGGCACATTATATTTAGAAGATGATGAATTCCAGTTACGTGCCAGATTATTTGTAGATCAAATTGTTTCTTTCGTAAATAATAGTCCATATGACCATTTAAAATAA
- a CDS encoding Cof-type HAD-IIB family hydrolase yields the protein MIKLIATDMDGTLLNAAHEISEENQQAIRYAQEQGITVVIATGRAFYEANTPVAETDLKVPYICLNGAEVRDETFNIMSTSHLNHELVHKVTSKLKEEGIYYQIYTNRGIYTEDPQRDLDIYIDIAERAGQKADVEKIKNGIQKRIDNGTLKVVDSYDAIEDIPGELIMKVLAFNPDLGKMDRVGQELATSPNLAISSSSRGNLEITHSDAQKGIALETIAERLGVKMENVMALGDNLNDMSMLERVGYPVAMENAAPEVKAIATYTTDTNENSGVGKAIMKLIDQKK from the coding sequence ATGATTAAGTTAATAGCAACAGACATGGATGGTACGTTATTAAACGCGGCACACGAAATTTCAGAAGAAAATCAGCAAGCAATTCGATATGCCCAAGAACAAGGTATTACTGTAGTCATAGCGACAGGAAGAGCATTTTATGAAGCTAACACACCAGTAGCTGAAACAGATTTGAAAGTGCCTTATATTTGCTTGAATGGGGCAGAGGTTCGAGATGAAACATTCAATATAATGAGTACCTCTCATTTGAATCATGAATTAGTACACAAAGTTACTTCAAAATTAAAAGAAGAAGGTATTTATTACCAAATCTATACTAATAGAGGTATTTATACTGAAGATCCACAACGTGATTTGGATATTTATATTGATATTGCTGAGAGAGCAGGTCAAAAAGCAGATGTTGAAAAAATTAAAAATGGTATTCAAAAACGTATTGATAATGGAACTTTAAAAGTTGTTGATAGCTATGATGCGATAGAGGACATCCCTGGTGAGTTAATAATGAAAGTGTTAGCCTTTAATCCTGATTTAGGAAAAATGGATCGTGTTGGGCAAGAACTTGCAACGTCACCTAACTTAGCTATATCGTCTTCTTCAAGAGGGAATTTGGAGATTACCCACTCAGATGCACAAAAAGGTATTGCGTTAGAAACAATCGCAGAACGTTTAGGTGTGAAAATGGAAAACGTGATGGCGCTCGGTGACAATTTGAATGATATGTCTATGTTAGAACGTGTTGGCTATCCTGTTGCAATGGAAAATGCTGCACCGGAAGTGAAAGCAATTGCAACATACACTACTGACACTAATGAAAATAGCGGTGTTGGTAAAGCTATAATGAAATTGATTGATCAGAAAAAATAA
- the tadA gene encoding tRNA adenosine(34) deaminase TadA translates to METDEYYMKIAIKEAKKAELLEEVPIGAIIVKNNHVIARAHNMRETLQQPTAHAEHLAIERAAKVLGSWRLEDCTLYVTLEPCVMCAGTIVMSRIPYIKYGAADPKGGCSGSLMNLLNQPDFNHRAQVESGLLEEQCGDLLRNFFRKLREKKKSDKRAILNHESDLLE, encoded by the coding sequence ATGGAAACTGATGAATATTATATGAAAATTGCAATCAAAGAAGCTAAAAAGGCCGAACTACTAGAAGAAGTTCCTATAGGTGCAATTATAGTTAAGAATAATCATGTTATAGCAAGAGCGCATAATATGAGAGAAACGTTGCAACAACCTACAGCCCACGCTGAACATTTAGCTATTGAACGAGCAGCAAAAGTATTAGGTAGTTGGCGTCTTGAAGATTGTACTTTATATGTCACACTAGAACCTTGTGTGATGTGTGCAGGCACTATTGTGATGAGTAGAATTCCATATATTAAATATGGCGCAGCAGATCCTAAAGGGGGATGTTCGGGAAGTTTAATGAATTTATTGAATCAACCGGATTTTAATCATAGAGCACAAGTGGAAAGTGGATTGTTAGAAGAACAATGTGGTGATTTACTAAGAAACTTCTTTAGAAAGTTAAGAGAAAAGAAAAAATCCGACAAACGGGCTATACTAAATCATGAATCGGATTTGTTAGAATAG
- a CDS encoding deoxynucleoside kinase, which produces MNKPFIAIEGPIGVGKSSLAHKLSQSLDFYEEKEIVDENPFLSDFYDDISKWSFQTEMFFLCNRYKQFKDIESIHKGIVSDYHIYKNKIFAKNTLDRHEFNKFSRIYDILTEDLTMPNTIIFLDAELDVLKHRIAKRNRSFEHQIEDDYLLALKRDYHTFYSSLKDSDVQVLHINTSNMDFVTNDKDYQEILTQVKSMIGDK; this is translated from the coding sequence ATGAATAAACCATTTATCGCAATTGAAGGTCCAATCGGTGTTGGAAAATCTTCTCTTGCTCACAAATTAAGTCAATCCTTAGATTTTTATGAAGAAAAAGAAATTGTCGATGAAAATCCATTTTTATCTGACTTTTATGATGACATTTCAAAATGGAGTTTCCAAACAGAAATGTTCTTTTTATGTAATAGATATAAACAGTTTAAAGATATCGAGTCAATTCACAAAGGTATAGTAAGTGATTATCACATTTATAAAAATAAAATCTTTGCTAAAAATACATTAGACCGTCATGAATTCAATAAATTCTCACGTATATATGACATTTTAACCGAAGATTTAACAATGCCAAATACAATAATCTTTTTAGATGCAGAATTAGATGTATTAAAACACAGAATTGCTAAAAGAAATCGTAGTTTCGAACATCAAATCGAAGATGATTATTTACTTGCTTTGAAACGTGACTATCATACTTTTTATAGTTCTTTAAAAGATAGTGATGTTCAAGTATTACACATCAACACGTCAAATATGGATTTTGTCACTAATGACAAAGATTATCAAGAGATACTTACTCAGGTAAAATCAATGATTGGAGATAAATAA
- a CDS encoding deoxynucleoside kinase, protein MNSFNIPQDAIITIAGTVGVGKSTLTQALANKLNFKTSFENVDHNPYLDKFYQDFERWSFHLQIYFLAERFKEQKRMFEYGGGFVQDRSIYEDVGIFAKMHEEQGTMSKDDFRTYSELFNAMVMTPYFPKPDVLIYLECDYDEVIERIKQRGREIEIDTNPEYWQKLFDRYDHWINNFNACPVVRVNINEYDIHNDPDTLNPIIDKIAHVIDTYRQFDPR, encoded by the coding sequence ATGAATTCATTTAACATACCACAAGACGCCATAATCACAATTGCAGGTACAGTTGGTGTCGGTAAGTCTACCCTCACTCAAGCTTTAGCAAATAAGTTAAATTTTAAAACCTCATTTGAAAACGTAGATCATAATCCCTATTTGGATAAATTCTATCAAGATTTTGAGCGTTGGAGCTTTCATTTACAAATCTACTTTTTAGCAGAACGTTTTAAAGAGCAAAAACGTATGTTTGAGTATGGCGGCGGGTTTGTACAAGACCGTTCTATATATGAAGATGTAGGTATCTTTGCCAAAATGCATGAAGAACAAGGAACTATGAGTAAAGATGATTTCAGAACTTATTCAGAACTATTTAATGCCATGGTCATGACACCTTATTTTCCAAAACCAGATGTTCTTATTTATTTGGAATGTGATTATGATGAAGTCATTGAACGTATCAAACAACGTGGTCGTGAAATAGAAATTGATACCAACCCTGAATATTGGCAAAAATTATTTGACCGTTACGATCATTGGATTAATAACTTTAATGCTTGTCCAGTCGTTCGCGTGAATATCAATGAATATGATATTCATAACGACCCCGACACACTAAATCCTATTATCGATAAAATTGCACATGTTATCGATACGTATCGTCAATTTGACCCAAGATAA
- a CDS encoding HAD family hydrolase has product MEWILFDKDGTLIEFDKSWEKIGIRLVDKLLDTFPVHDKEVAHRQLGILDDKIVPDSVMGSGSLGEMIKSFDDVTGQDTSEWTRNTSQELVDSREPENHWIDGVYDTIVALRQDGYKIGIVTSDTNKGVTQFLEATQSKDLFDLVISTETHAEEKPSPKVLDPLFEAYDVKPEQVVIVGDTANDMKTAINAHLGLSIGVLSGIAKREELHEADVIIESAKEVKQVLDKQ; this is encoded by the coding sequence ATGGAATGGATACTGTTTGATAAAGATGGCACGTTAATAGAGTTTGATAAGAGTTGGGAAAAAATTGGTATACGTCTTGTTGATAAATTGTTAGATACATTTCCTGTTCATGATAAAGAAGTAGCGCACAGACAATTAGGCATACTAGATGATAAGATTGTTCCAGATTCTGTAATGGGTTCAGGGTCGCTAGGCGAAATGATTAAATCCTTTGATGATGTTACTGGTCAAGATACTTCTGAATGGACAAGAAATACGAGCCAAGAGTTAGTAGACTCAAGAGAGCCAGAAAATCATTGGATAGATGGTGTTTATGATACGATTGTAGCCTTACGTCAAGATGGCTATAAAATAGGTATTGTAACAAGTGATACCAACAAAGGAGTTACTCAATTTTTAGAAGCAACCCAATCAAAAGATTTATTCGATTTAGTTATTTCAACAGAAACACATGCTGAAGAAAAACCGAGTCCCAAAGTATTAGACCCATTATTCGAAGCTTATGATGTTAAACCAGAACAAGTAGTGATTGTAGGAGATACCGCAAATGACATGAAGACTGCAATTAATGCACATTTAGGATTGAGTATTGGTGTGTTATCGGGTATCGCTAAAAGAGAAGAACTTCACGAAGCGGATGTCATCATTGAAAGTGCTAAAGAAGTTAAACAAGTGCTTGATAAACAATAA
- a CDS encoding branched-chain amino acid aminotransferase produces MTEQVKFEKRDTLKEKPDNSNLGFGQYFTDYMLSYDYDADKGWHDLKIVPYAPFEISPAAQGLHYGQAVFEGLKAYKYNDEVVLFRPDENFKRINNSLARLEMPEVDEDVLLEGLKQLVDVERDWIPEGEGQSLYIRPFVFATEGILGVRASHSYKLLIILSPSGAYYGGDTLKSTKIYVEDEYVRAVRGGVGFAKVAGNYAASLLAQTNANKLGYDQVLWLDGVEQKYVEEVGSMNIFFVENGKIVTPALNGSILPGITRKSIIELAQDLGYEVEERRVSIDELFEAYDKGELTEVFGTGTAAVISPVGTLRYEDREIVINNNEPGEITTKLYNEYTGIQNGSLEDRHGWRFVVPRY; encoded by the coding sequence ATGACAGAACAAGTTAAATTTGAGAAACGAGATACTTTAAAAGAAAAACCAGATAATTCGAATTTAGGATTTGGTCAATACTTTACAGATTATATGTTGAGTTATGATTATGATGCTGATAAGGGTTGGCATGATTTAAAAATAGTGCCTTATGCACCATTTGAAATTTCACCAGCTGCTCAAGGTTTACATTATGGTCAAGCTGTATTTGAAGGTTTGAAAGCATATAAATATAATGATGAAGTTGTTTTATTCCGCCCAGATGAAAACTTTAAACGAATTAATAATTCTTTAGCACGTTTGGAAATGCCAGAAGTGGATGAAGATGTCTTATTGGAAGGTTTGAAACAATTAGTAGATGTTGAACGTGATTGGATCCCAGAAGGTGAAGGCCAATCATTATATATCCGTCCTTTTGTATTTGCGACTGAAGGTATTCTTGGCGTAAGAGCATCTCATTCGTATAAATTATTAATTATCTTATCCCCATCAGGTGCTTATTATGGTGGTGACACATTAAAATCCACTAAAATTTATGTAGAAGACGAATATGTACGTGCCGTACGTGGCGGTGTAGGATTTGCTAAAGTAGCAGGTAACTATGCTGCGAGCTTATTAGCACAAACGAACGCTAACAAATTAGGTTACGACCAAGTGCTTTGGTTAGATGGTGTTGAACAAAAATATGTTGAAGAAGTAGGTAGTATGAACATCTTCTTTGTTGAAAATGGAAAAATTGTTACACCAGCATTAAATGGTAGTATTTTACCAGGTATTACACGTAAATCTATTATCGAGTTAGCGCAAGATTTAGGATATGAAGTTGAAGAACGTCGAGTTTCTATTGACGAATTATTTGAAGCGTACGACAAAGGTGAGTTAACAGAAGTATTTGGTACTGGTACAGCAGCAGTGATTTCACCAGTAGGTACTTTACGTTATGAAGATAGAGAAATTGTTATTAACAACAATGAACCAGGTGAAATTACGACAAAACTTTATAATGAATATACAGGTATTCAAAATGGTTCGCTAGAAGATCGTCACGGTTGGCGTTTTGTAGTGCCTAGATACTAA
- a CDS encoding NAD-dependent epimerase/dehydratase family protein → MKKIMITGALGQIGTELVVKCREIYGTDNVLATDIREPEADSPVKDGPFEILDVTDRDKMFELVKNFEADTLMHMAALLSATAEKNPMFAWDLNMGGLMNALEAARTYDLHFFTPSSIGAFGDSTPKVNTPQVTIQQPTTMYGVNKVAGELLCQYYFTKFGVDTRSVRFPGLISHVKEPGGGTTDYAVEIYFKAVRENHYTSYIDKGTFMDMMYMDDAIEAIIQLMEADGAKLETRNGYNLSAMSIDPEMVKEAIQEHYPDFTLDYDVDPVREGIAKSWPDSIDTSCARGEWGFNPKYDLESMTKLMLDAIEAKEKATK, encoded by the coding sequence ATGAAAAAAATTATGATAACAGGTGCTTTAGGACAAATAGGTACAGAATTAGTAGTTAAATGTAGAGAAATTTATGGTACAGATAATGTACTAGCTACGGATATTAGAGAACCAGAAGCTGATTCGCCAGTAAAAGATGGACCATTTGAAATTCTAGATGTAACAGATCGTGACAAAATGTTTGAATTAGTTAAAAATTTCGAAGCTGATACGTTAATGCATATGGCTGCTTTATTATCAGCTACAGCAGAGAAGAACCCTATGTTTGCTTGGGATTTAAATATGGGTGGATTAATGAATGCTTTAGAAGCAGCACGTACATACGATTTACATTTCTTCACGCCAAGTTCAATCGGCGCATTTGGTGATTCAACACCTAAAGTGAATACGCCACAAGTAACGATTCAACAACCTACAACAATGTATGGTGTCAATAAAGTTGCTGGAGAATTATTATGCCAGTACTACTTTACTAAATTTGGTGTAGACACACGTAGTGTAAGATTCCCAGGATTAATTTCACATGTTAAAGAACCAGGCGGCGGTACTACAGACTATGCTGTAGAAATATACTTTAAAGCAGTTAGAGAAAATCATTATACAAGCTATATTGATAAAGGTACATTTATGGATATGATGTACATGGACGATGCAATTGAAGCTATTATTCAATTAATGGAAGCTGATGGTGCTAAATTAGAAACTAGAAATGGTTATAATTTAAGTGCTATGAGTATTGATCCAGAAATGGTTAAAGAAGCTATTCAAGAACATTATCCAGACTTTACGTTAGACTATGATGTGGATCCTGTACGAGAAGGTATTGCTAAAAGTTGGCCAGATAGTATCGATACAAGTTGTGCACGTGGAGAATGGGGCTTCAATCCTAAATATGATTTAGAAAGTATGACTAAATTAATGTTAGATGCTATTGAAGCTAAAGAAAAAGCAACAAAATAA